The genomic window CAGGCACCTTTGTCTCTGGCCAAGCGAGGGCACTACCTTGGAATGAGAGCTGCAGCAAAGTTCAATCGCCAAGGCCTTAGGCCACTGAGAAAGGTGGTGTCCCGTTTcactgggagagggagagagctttttttttttttcttttgaagcttAAGAGAAATCTCGCTGTTTTGTCACAGGACACTGTTGCTGCAAGCCAAAATAAACTGTTGTCTCCGAACACGGAAAACAAAACCATGTTAGCCCGCGCTGCCCTTTCTTGGCTGCATGCGAAGTTTCGAAGGAACCCTGCAAAGGGCTGAAGCACGCTCTGAGCGCTTTGGTGCTGCTGCGGTCTGCGCAGCACCGGAGCGCCTGGAGCGCTAGGCTGGGTTCGGCCGCGGACCTGGCATTGCACCGCGGCATCCTTGGCGGCGGTGGTCCTGGAAGCCAGTGTGGGTAAAATGAGCATGCCtgctgctgggccaggctggagggCCTGGGCTAACAGGGATTGGCAGCTGAGGGCCTGGGAAGTGTTCTTTAAAAGTGCAGCAAGTTTTGCTGATCAGAACTGCAGAGGGACAGGGATGGAAGGCAACTTAGAATTTTTCTCCTAGCTGGAAAAGTATCTTAGGCTGTGTCTCCACATTGACCCCCAGGTCATGGGGAACCTTCTGGTTTGGACATTAACAATTGAGTGGTATGGTGAGAGTGGAGGTGTGTGCATCTCTCTGAGGAAATGGTGCTGCCCCCTCCCCTAGGGAGTTGCAGAAAAGACTGGAATGCAGGGACTCAAGTCCTTGAGTGCTGAGCACAGCTGAACTGCAGGGAGGACAGAGGAAGTGGGGGCCTCATCTACAGACTCCTCCTGACCCTGGGAAGGGTTGGTTGTTGCCCCTCTGAGTTGCCTCTTGGCAGCTCAGTGGCCAGGTTAGAGTCCTGGGCTCCAGGCAGGTCTGGTTCTCCTTGCATGCATAGACCAGAAGGTACTTTTTGACCACCTGGAGCCTGTGTGCCCTCTGGCTGCATACTGAGTCTCAAAGCTGCACGCAGGAGACTTGTTCcggcccctgccctccctccactgGCTGACCTCAGCCAAGCAGCTGGGCCCCTGGGTGCCCTGGGCTTCCAGGGGTTAAACCCAAGGTGGGCCTCATTCCCAGGCCTGgttggaggggctggccagggCTTCTCTGCTGTAGAGTGCAAGCTTCTCTGAGAACTGCTCAGGAGCAGGGCCAAGTTCACTAGGTCCCAACCCCAGGGAACATCTGGGCCAGTCAGCCTTCTTGCCTGTACTCAGTCACATCCAGAACAGTTGGAAAAGTTGGTAATATTGACAAAAAGCACAGTGGGTGGACAGAGCACCAAGTGTCTTGGTAAGAGCACTTGAGGAGGCCCTGTCACTTTAAAAACCTGTTGAAATTCCCCATTTGACAGGCAGGCAGCTGGGTCCTGGGAGCAGGAATAAGAATTACCTTTGAAGGAAATGAATAATCCCAGGGGGACAGAGGggacagaggagaaaaagagaaagcctgTGTTTTGAGCTCAGAATCTGCTCTGATTTCTGGCCTGATCTCCACTGCTTGCTCCATGGAGTCACAGCAGCTTCTCAGACATGAGAgtagcagccccctcccccagccctgtgctGCCCCTGCTCCTCTCGCACTGTGCaccttccagctctttgttgcTCTGGGGTGGGGACCCTGTCCTGTCCCACCACCAAGGCCCCAGTTCTCTAGTTCCACTCAGCTCAGAAGGACCCATGAGAATTCCAGGGAAACCTGGAGGCAGGCCTCTCTGAGGGGAGACTGTGGCTCCTCCTTTCCCCGGGCCTCCCAGCCCCCGACTCTGGGGTTGCTTTCCCAGGTGATCTGGTTACAGGGCAGTACAGACTTCCCTTGCAGGGACTCCTTGCACTTGCTAAAAGCCAGGCCCCAACAGCAACTTCTGGAGTCAGATGAGATGAAAACCTGAATGCTGCCCCCGGGACTCTCCAGTGTCATGAGTCACTGAGCATCCTGAAGCTGGGCTTTCTCCTTCCTGGTTTTCAGGGAGTCGAGTTTGGTCCTGGGGACAGTGTGGTCTGCTTCCCGCCCCCATGCCACCCCAAGTCAGCAGCTAAATAGGCTGCTGTACCCAGGCCATGCCGTCTCTCAACTGATGCagcctttagaaaaaaaattagctaGTCCCTTCCTCACGAGGTTTCATGCCCCAAAGTGTAGAACAGAACCACGAGGAGGCCTCTGGGAGCTCTGTAAACaggcaaacttttttttaaatctctgcacTAAATATTCTCAGACATACGTTTAATCCCTGATGAAAGGATCCACAAATTCAGATAATTTGCGGTATTAAGTAGGGCTTGGATAAAATCTGCAGGAAAAAAACCAGCCCACAAATCCCAGCCCCTCGGGGCTTGCAATTCTAGACTTAAAGAGTGAGCAGTGGGTTCTGCAGGAGCCCTTTGCTAATTTACACTAATGAGTGTCAATTATGGCATTTTGCAAATTGGTGAATTGGCAAACAAAGATGTAATATAACCCAGGAGGCTATAGCATCCCTGCCCTGCAATGAAAGCCACAATTGACTCCAGCCCCAAGAATCTCCATGCCTTCGGAGCAGTGCTGGGGAGAAGGTGGGACCCTGTCCTGCCCTCTGGGGACTCCAGGTAGGAAGCAAGCTGGGAGTCTTTTTTGGTTGCCTGGACTTAAGGTGAATGTGAGGAGAGGAGATAGGGGTGGGCTGGGCCGGTAGCATTCCCAGGGGAGATGAAGCAGGCAAGAGAGCCTGGAGGCTCCTTTCTGCTCCCCTTCCCTGAGTAGGGAGGTCTTTCTAAGTTGGTCCTAGAGAAATTTATTTTGGACAGAAAAACTGGGAGCCTCAGTACTTAGACTGAAATTATCTCCTGTAATTGCTACCTTTATCTTGAGACGCCTCAGCttcttattttaatttccctGCCCACCTAGAGTGTAGCTCTCTCCAAGAAGGGCCTTTTGCCCTCTGGTCCTGTAGAAGCTACTCCTGAGCCCACCCAGAGCTCACTGTGCTGCTCGAGGAGAGGGTTTTTGCCAGGATGCACCCCTGACTTGTCCCATCACTCTTAATCCTACCATCATTCCACCATCTTAAGCCTCAGCTGCAGAAGCAGACACACGTGTATCCCCAAGGCCTGGCAGGGTAATGACAAGATCCTTGTTATCATTACTCTTCTAGGGAAACCAGTCAGCCTGAGCTACAGATGTCCTTGCCGGTTCTTCGAGAGCCACGTTGCCAGAGCCAACATCAAACATCTTAAAATCCTCAACACTCCGAACTGTGCCCTTCAGATCGTGTAAGTCTGAACATCATCGTCCAGGGACGTCACATCTAATGGGCATAGTAACACCTAACTCACAGGCTTGTTAAAGCTAGAGAAATGACACATGCGCAGAGTCCAGCCTTGAACTCGGCATCATTAGAGGCAGGTGTTATTATCACCACAAGGACTTTGAGTTCACCACCAGGCAGGACTTTCAAAAACCACTCTTACCCTTGGTGCCGTGCTGGCTCATTGTGgtcctcatcttttctttccatGCTTCCTCCCTCAGGCAGCTGATGGCAGCACAGCCTCCAGACTGGAGAAACGTGGGCTTCACCAAAGTTTCTGTGGAAGTCCAGTAAATTTGCCAGCCCTTGGTTAGTGATGGTTTTGTCTGTGCTGCCAGTTTCAAGACTTTAGTGCTCTCAATTAATCCTTTATCACAGCACAAACTCACAAGACCCAAATTCAGTCATTTTTAACCATTTGGTGAAACTCAAAATTATCATCTCATTTAAGTATTTTCTCAAACATGACACATGAGTTTCTGTTTTTGCTGGTGTTGATGGCAACTGATAACATTTGATTTCATTCACATGGGAAAAGAGACCAACCAAAATCACACCTACACAAGACACACAGATCTCTCGCCCGGTGTGGGTGCATGAGGAGAGCCTGCTGTCTGTTGCTGGCCTCCAGGTCTCCTGTGCCCACACTTGCACACAGCGAGCGTGGTCCTGTGTCTAGACGCCGGGAGGTGAGGCTTAGGTCCTCCTAGGGGAAGCTCACCTCCTGTGGGTTCCAGTGCTAAAAGTGGGGTGGGAACACAGAAGTCGGAATGAAAGCTGCAACTCCCTGAAGGCCTTTCCACCCAAGGCCAACTGTTTTTAGGtttgattttctttgtctttttttctggcctgTCTGCCTTGAATGTGTTTGTCGTTTACAGTCTGTTTTTGGCCACTAGAAGATGAATGTTTTTTCACTTACTCTGCTTATAATAAAATACTCTCTCTCCTTTGAGAGGTGTTTTATCAGATACTGAATTTAGCTAGCATGAGCCTGCTTTCCAGGACAGATTGTGCTGGTTCAGTTGCCTGGGAATGCACCTCGAAGCTGAAGAAGCCAAATATAATTCTCAAGTCTGAGccagtacaaaattaatatacggCGGTACCCGGATTTGGACCTCCAACTGCCTTGCTTCGAGCTGTACCTTTCCTCTGCACACCTCTGTCACTTAATAGTTAGGCTGTGTGAAGACTCCCATGGATGTCCCCGAGCCACCATGATGGCCTTACCTGTCCTCATAGACCCATGAGTGGTGGGCAGGGGAGTCCTCAGGGTGCTTGAGAGTATCTGGTACCCAGGGCTTTATGGAGGGGACCCAGAGAGGTGAGTCCAGGTCCTCCCCAGGAGTTTTTAGGTAGGGAGGCTGTGAGTAGAACGGAGAAGTCGGAGGAAGGTGGGTTATGaacttttcaaaaacaaatgaaatcatgGAGCAGTCAGTGAACTTGTAAAATCTCTCTAGAAACCATTTTTCTGGCAAACTACGTACACTATCCCTGTCCCATCCCACCCCCACGCCGCAAATGCTCCTCTCCTTGCCCCCTcactgccccccccacccccggcccagACCACTGCAGTACCTCTTTTCAGGTCTCCTGCCTGCAGGCTTACTCTTAAGTCTGTTTTCCATGTACTATCAAGGTTACCCGCCAAAATAAAATCTGCTTCTGTCACTCTCCAGTTTAAAATCCTCCCAAGTTTCCATAACCTTGCAGATCAAGTCCCACTCCTGTGCCCCTTGCACCTGCTCCCTGGGCGTCCTGGCTCCTGTGCTCCCTTTGCTGTACTTGCTCTTGCCTTCCCTCACCCTTTGGTTTACTTGCCCAGCTCTTATCCTTCAAAGGCCAGCTCAGATGTTCCCCCTGTGAAGTCTCCCTGGACCCCCCCCCCAAGAAGACTCTTTCCACTTCCCTGTATCTCTGCAGTGGAACTTGCCACACTGCTAGCTTTGTATGTCCCCAGTGCCCCTTGAATTCCTCTGGAACCTGAGCCTGCTAAGGCGGGCACCTGGGCCAGGTAAGGGTCCTGATGTGGGGGCCAGATGAGCAAATGCCCACATCACAGCAGTGCCTCCTTCCGCTCAGCTGCACACTGTCCCCCTTTCTGTTTTGGCAGGGCAAGGCTGAAGCACAACAATAGACAAGTGTGCATTGACCCGAAACTGAAGTGGATTCAGGAATACCTGGAGAAAGCTTTAAACAAGTAAGCACGCAACAGCCAAAAAGGACTTTGCACTAGACCCACTTGAGGAAAGCTAAAACCGTATGAGAGATGAAAGGGCGAAGGTGTTGGGGAGGAAGGTCTGAATGCGGGGGAGTGCATGGACCTGGGAATGGGCTTGAGGTTTGCCCAGCATGTAGACAATGGCATTTATAGCACATGGTACGATATCGCAGCTTGTATTCATCCGTGCCCCGTACCCTTGCATATTGGCCGTTTTATAACTGGGGTTTTTCTAAGAAATTGTATTATCCCAGCAGCATTTCCCACCTGTCGGTTCTCTCatgatcatcaccatcatcatcattctcGTTATCCTTTTCTAAATCAGTGATTACTTCAAGATCTGTATTTGGTTTATTTTGAAGCTTCTCCTATTCTTCCCTGGGGGATCTGGGCACAGTCAGGTGATGGCCAAGCTTAGAGCTCAAAAAAGTGTCCTTCCTCCAGATGCTGAGGCTTGGAGGAACACCGTGGGCAGCTCCCACAGGGGGCACCTCCTAGAATGACAGCCCTGAGTGACTCTCAGATACTGACCAGTGCCAGGCAGTGGCCACCACCTTCACCTCCTCTTTCAAGCTGAGTGATTGGGTCTGCGGGCTCCATGTACCAGCCCCCATCACTGAGGACTGTGCTCAGACCTTCTCCTGGTCCTTCCCAGGCTTCCCCCTGCCTCCAACAGCATGCTTTCACCTCACTTTCGCTTCTCATTTCTGTACGTGCTCAGCGGGAGAAGGGTGATTGCTGGGGctcccaccccacagcccccttccccccccttgccctcctctcctcctcggCCCTCTGTGGGATCCTTCTCTGGCCTCCTCCAGAATGGGACTGGCCCTCTCCTGGGCCATGTGAGATCGTGTCTCTGCCTTCCCACAAAACACAGGTCTTTGCAGAATCAAATGCAATTTTCAATCTGAGAGTTTGCTTTGAGGAATTTGGTTTCTGTGATTGCCTCTGAAGCCTGTATATGCCAGGGAGGCTGTACAAACTCTGAGGTTTCTGAAATCAGaagtaaaaaagtaaatgaataaaggaGCCTCTTGTCACTCACCCCAGCTCCTGAAGCCACACAGGGTTTCAGGttccaatcagaaatgttggcaAGTTGAAATTTCCATGTATATATGTGATCCACAGACGGGCCTGGTGGTATTTGTAACATTTTGcaaggcatttttaaaatattttttcatgcaCAACTTTTTTAAACGtttctttagaaaacaaatgtatttcagaatatatttataGTCGAACAACTCATATATTTGAAGTGGAGCCATATAAATGTCAGTAGGTTACATTTCTCTATTATCTTAAACTACTGGCAATTTGTAAAGAAatacatatgatatatatatgtgatTGCAGCTTTTTGATGTTAGCCACAGCGTATTTTTTCACTTGTACTAAAATTGTATCAAATGTGACATTATATGCACTAGCAATAAAATGCTAACTGTTTCATGGTATAAACCTCCTACTGTATGTGGGAATTTATTTACCTGAAATAAAATCCATTAGTTGTTAGACGTGAAGCTCAGATGTATTTCTGGAGTTTATGAAGATAAGCTGGCCTGCTGGTCAGGTGCCTTAGACCCTCCTGTTGAGGTCAGCTGTGAGTGACAGTTTCACCTGCAAGTGACTGCACCCGGTTTTCCTCAGGAGCAGATTAGATCTGCAGCTCAAGTttttgcgtctttttttttttttaacccaatgGAAGTAGTGGTGCTGGTGTTCTGAAGAATAATATTTGGCTCACtaattcctcttccccttcctcctcctcctcagttcTCCTAACATGCCCATGTAATCTCCAGAAACTCAACCCTTGTAATATTCAGCTTTCACATTTTCCCATGTAAAAATCCCATAATTCCCAGCCATGGTTAATATCGAGCTTTCTCAGGAACAGGTGGCCTCACCCCATAAATCATTAAATACCATTCAGCTTGAATCATTTTAATGTGACAGTCATGAGCCAGTTGCTCTAATAAAATTCTGCTAACcagctctctccctcactctccagAACAATCCCAGTCATTCCCGGGGGTGTCCACAGGCATCTAGAAAGGAGAAGGTGGCATCTGGccaccctctttctcctcttctggaTGACCATCTGAATCTTGGGCCTCCATCCTCCAAAGCATTATTCGATTTGAAGTGCAGAGATTTTTTACATAAAGCAGAGCAGCTCTGCcttgagaaggaaggagaacagaTGGGGTGAGATGGAGGACCAAGtccagcctggccctgggccctggcGTGCCTTCGCACCCTTTTAGGTGTgaattcctttccccattggAAGCATCAGGCAGTAGTGGGAACCAGGGTCAAGTTGGCAAATTGGCAATTGCTCTAACCAGTTCGCAGATGTTTCAAAAGTCTGTCTAGCTTTTTTTTGAATTGGGGAAAATGCCTAATTTATCTTAATTTACTGATGGC from Equus asinus isolate D_3611 breed Donkey chromosome 2, EquAss-T2T_v2, whole genome shotgun sequence includes these protein-coding regions:
- the CXCL12 gene encoding stromal cell-derived factor 1 isoform X1 translates to MDAKVVAVLALVLAALCLSDGKPVSLSYRCPCRFFESHVARANIKHLKILNTPNCALQIVARLKHNNRQVCIDPKLKWIQEYLEKALNKGRREEKVGKKEKIGKKKRQKKRKAAQKRKN
- the CXCL12 gene encoding stromal cell-derived factor 1 isoform X2; this encodes MDAKVVAVLALVLAALCLSDGKPVSLSYRCPCRFFESHVARANIKHLKILNTPNCALQIVARLKHNNRQVCIDPKLKWIQEYLEKALNKPSPTLLGLTSALGANPASTAI
- the CXCL12 gene encoding stromal cell-derived factor 1 isoform X3, whose protein sequence is MDAKVVAVLALVLAALCLSDGKPVSLSYRCPCRFFESHVARANIKHLKILNTPNCALQIVARLKHNNRQVCIDPKLKWIQEYLEKALNKRFKM
- the CXCL12 gene encoding stromal cell-derived factor 1 isoform X5 — protein: MDAKVVAVLALVLAALCLSDGKPVSLSYRCPCRFFESHVARANIKHLKILNTPNCALQIVARLKHNNRQVCIDPKLKWIQEYLEKALNKC
- the CXCL12 gene encoding stromal cell-derived factor 1 isoform X4 gives rise to the protein MDAKVVAVLALVLAALCLSDGKPVSLSYRCPCRFFESHVARANIKHLKILNTPNCALQIVARLKHNNRQVCIDPKLKWIQEYLEKALNKIGSL